One part of the Oncorhynchus clarkii lewisi isolate Uvic-CL-2024 unplaced genomic scaffold, UVic_Ocla_1.0 unplaced_contig_422_pilon_pilon, whole genome shotgun sequence genome encodes these proteins:
- the LOC139395930 gene encoding zinc finger protein 79-like, whose translation MSSPSYSPPAKEKVCWTEKEGLWLNIVVKEEGEDVSVKGEEEAFRMKEEEEEAISITLKEEEEPFGVEEEAISIKEEEDAWRDEEETEDLINTRERPNSHDDSGKSPSGKPDPATPKPTRRHQCSHCGKSFPWLKALKQHKKKHSGEKPYRCSQCGMTFTWAGSLWGHKRIHSGEKPYHCSHCGKSFRKLGDLKAHERTHTGEKPYQCSQCGNSFSKLGNLKQHKRTHTGEKPYQCSQCGKSFSHSGSLKDHERRHRQEKPYQCSLCGKSFIKLGALNRHERTHTGGDKTYHCSLCEKSFNRLRHLNKHEIIHTQEEKTYHCSLCGKTFSQSEDLKSHERIERLCSDLCF comes from the exons ATGAGCTCTCCAAGCTACTCTCCTCCTGCTAAAGAaaaggtctgctggacggagaaagagggtctgtggctgaacattgtcgtgaaagaagagggggaggatgTTTCAgtaaaaggagaggaagaagctttcagaatgaaagaggaggaagaggaggctatcagtatcacattgaaagaagaggaagaaccttttggagtggaagaggaggctATCTCAATAAAAGAGGAGGAAGACGcttggagagatgaagaggagactgaagatctgattaacacca gagagagaccaAACTCTCATGATGACAGCGGGAAGAGTCCTTCAGGGAAACCAGACCCGGCGACACCCAAACCAACGAGACGACATcagtgctcccactgtggaaagagttttccCTGGTTAAAGGCCCTGAAGCAGCATAAGAAAAAACactctggagagaagccttatcgcTGTTCTCAATGTGGAATGACTTTTACCTGGGCAGGAAGCCTATGGGGGCATAAGAGAATACACtccggagagaagccttaccactgctcccactgtggaaagagttttaggaAGTTAGGTGACCTGAAGgcgcatgagaggacacacacaggagaaaagccctaccaatgctcccagtgtggaaatagTTTTAGCAAGCTAGGGAACCTAAAACAGCAtaaaagaacacacacaggagaaaagccctaccaatgctcccagtgtggaaagagttttagccaTTCAGGGAGCCTTAAAGACCACGAGAGGAGACACAGACAAGAAAAACCCTACCAAtgctccctgtgtggaaagagttttatcaAGTTAGGGGCCCTGAAtcggcatgagaggacacacactggaGGGGATAAAACGTACCACTGCTCCCTGTGTGAAAAGAGTTTTAACCGGTTAAGACATCTGAATAAGCATGAAATaatacacacacaggaggagaagacataccactgctcactgtgtggaaagacattttcccagtcagaggacctgaaatcacatgagagaatagagaggctgTGTTCTGACTTGTGCTTTTAA
- the LOC139395928 gene encoding zinc finger protein 135-like — MSSLSYSPPDKEEVYWTEKEALGLNIVVKEEEGDITVKGEEDAFRMKEKVEEAISITLKEEDDVIVKEEKEHIRVKDEEGIETVTVEEEQVEAFRIKKEEEEEDVIVKEEKEPFKEEEEAEDLINTREGPDSHSDSGKTPSVEPDPETSKPARPHHCSHCGKSFTRLWNLKQHETMHTGEKPFQCSQCGKSFTWLRALNRHEEIHTAGRKTYHCSQCGKSFTQLGSLKIHERIHTGEKPYPCSLCGKNFTMLGNLKKHAKIHSGEKPHHCSLCGKSFTQIGSLKTHERMHTGEKPYYCSQCGKYFSHLETLKIHKRIHTGEKPHHCSLCGKSLTTLGNLKEHERTHTGEKPFKCSLCGKSFTHLASLKRHKGIHTGEKPYQFSQ, encoded by the exons atgagctcactaagctactctcctcctgATAAAGAAGAGGTCtactggacggagaaagaagctctgggactgaacattgtcgtgaaagaggaggagggggatatTACAGTAAAAGGAGAGGAAGACGCTTTCAGAATGAAAGAGAAGGTAGAAGAGGCTATCAGTATCACATTAAAAGAAGAGGATGatgttatagtgaaagaagagaaagaacatATTAGAGTGAAAGATGAAGAGGGGATAGAGACTGTCACAGTGGAAGAAGAGCAGGTAGAAGCTTTCAGAattaaaaaggaggaagaggaggaggatgttatagtgaaagaagagaaagaaccttttaaagaggaagaggaggctgaagatctgattaacacca gagagggACCAGACTCTCACTCTGACAGCGGGAAGACTCCTTCAGtggaaccagacccagagacgtccaaaccagcaagaccacaccactgctcccactgtggaaagagttttacccggtTATGGAACCTAAAACAGCATGAGACGatgcacacaggagaaaagcctttccaatgttcccagtgtggaaagagttttacctggTTAAGGGCCCTGAATAGGCATGAAGAAATACATACAGCAGGGAGGAAGacctaccactgctcccagtgtggaaagagttttactcagttaggaagcctgaaaatacatgagagaatacatacaggagagaagccttacccctgctccctgtgtggaaagaATTTTACCATGTTAGGCAATCTTAAAAAACACGCGAAAATACATTCGGGAGAGAAGCCTCACCACTGTTccctgtgtggaaagagttttacccagaTAGGGAGTCTGAAAACACATGAAAGaatgcacacaggagagaagccttattactgctcccagtgtggcaagtATTTTTCTCATTTAGAGACCCTGAAAATACATAagagaatacatacaggagagaagcctcaccactgctccctgtgtggaaagagtttGACCACTTTGGGCAATCTAAAagagcatgagaggacacacacgggAGAAAAGCCTTTTAAGTGTtccctctgtggaaagagttttacccattTAGCGAGTCTGAAAAGGCATAAaggaatacacacaggagaaaagccttaccaatTCTCCCAGTGA